A genomic segment from Nocardiopsis sp. Huas11 encodes:
- a CDS encoding MFS transporter, with product MTRESSSQTETPSPRHQGDHENRSAGAQAPSQTIEGRSPGTLGLAGLLTALSALLLSVVSFAAAGIALPSIGTSLQASASQQSLVVSTYSLGFAAPMVVGGRLGDLYGRRRLFLYGMAGFTAFSLLATLAPTITVLIAARALTGVSAAAMVPQVLATITASTRGRERARAVAWFGATAGGATAVGQVLGGVLLSVPLFGAPWRTVFAMSVGMGVAAFLAALRWMPRTDAPGARSLDLIGTALLGGSLLALMIPLSQGGALGWPGWCWALLAVSPLAFAAFWTRQLRLHRRELVPLVPPPLLRLKSYGLGLVMALLLQSSFGAFTFLFALSTQTGQGWSPMRAALVLLPFTLCFLVVSIWSGRLAPRFGFRRLLTVGGFVQAAMLATTAASVLLRSPGMSEWTLGALLVGVGVGQALMFGPLVGAMIADVPPSSAGAASGVVQTTQQAAMGLGVAVAGGLLGTAMAGPAAPLGQVYVTALAVCMLVQAVFAIAFALLALALPGRVAPPRAAVSRP from the coding sequence GTGACCAGAGAATCGAGTTCGCAGACAGAGACCCCGTCCCCGCGGCACCAGGGGGACCACGAGAACCGCAGCGCCGGCGCGCAGGCCCCGTCGCAGACCATCGAAGGAAGGTCACCTGGGACGCTGGGCCTGGCCGGCCTCCTGACCGCGCTGTCCGCCCTGCTCCTGTCGGTGGTGAGCTTCGCCGCGGCGGGCATCGCCCTCCCGAGCATCGGCACCTCGCTGCAGGCCTCGGCGTCCCAGCAGTCGCTGGTGGTGTCGACCTACTCCCTGGGCTTCGCCGCGCCGATGGTCGTCGGCGGACGTCTGGGCGACCTGTACGGCAGACGACGGCTCTTCCTGTACGGCATGGCCGGATTCACCGCGTTCTCGCTGCTGGCGACGCTCGCGCCGACCATCACCGTGCTGATCGCCGCTCGCGCGCTCACCGGCGTGTCGGCGGCGGCGATGGTGCCCCAGGTGCTCGCGACCATCACGGCGTCCACGCGTGGACGCGAACGCGCCCGGGCGGTGGCATGGTTCGGGGCGACCGCGGGCGGGGCGACCGCGGTGGGACAGGTCCTCGGCGGGGTCCTGCTGTCGGTCCCCCTGTTCGGCGCTCCCTGGCGTACGGTCTTCGCGATGAGCGTCGGCATGGGCGTCGCCGCGTTCCTCGCCGCTCTGCGGTGGATGCCCAGGACCGACGCACCGGGCGCTCGTTCGCTGGACCTGATCGGTACCGCGTTGCTGGGGGGTTCGCTGCTCGCGCTGATGATCCCCCTGTCCCAGGGGGGTGCGCTCGGCTGGCCCGGGTGGTGCTGGGCGCTGCTGGCCGTCAGCCCCCTGGCGTTCGCGGCGTTCTGGACGCGGCAGCTCCGACTGCACCGCCGTGAGCTGGTCCCGCTCGTTCCTCCGCCGCTCCTGCGCCTGAAGTCGTACGGACTCGGCCTCGTCATGGCCCTCCTGCTCCAGTCCTCCTTCGGTGCGTTCACCTTCCTCTTCGCACTCTCCACGCAGACAGGCCAGGGCTGGTCCCCGATGAGAGCCGCCCTCGTGCTGCTGCCGTTCACGCTGTGCTTCCTCGTCGTGTCGATCTGGTCGGGCAGGCTGGCGCCCCGCTTCGGGTTCCGCCGGCTGCTGACGGTCGGCGGGTTCGTTCAGGCAGCGATGCTGGCGACGACCGCGGCATCGGTCCTCCTGCGGAGCCCGGGTATGAGCGAGTGGACGCTGGGTGCTCTGCTGGTCGGCGTCGGGGTCGGCCAGGCGCTCATGTTCGGGCCGCTCGTCGGCGCGATGATCGCCGACGTTCCGCCTTCGTCGGCGGGAGCGGCCTCCGGGGTCGTCCAGACCACACAGCAGGCCGCCATGGGGCTCGGAGTGGCGGTCGCCGGGGGGCTTCTGGGCACCGCGATGGCCGGCCCGGCCGCGCCACTCGGGCAGGTGTACGTGACGGCCCTCGCGGTCTGCATGCTCGTCCAGGCCGTGTTCGCCATCGCGTTCGCCCTGCTCGCCCTCGCCCTTCCCGGACGGGTCGCGCCACCTCGTGCGGCGGTGTCCCGCCCCTGA
- a CDS encoding helix-turn-helix transcriptional regulator, which translates to MTGSRTPEIRRELGGFLRTRRERLTPDRVGLPSTGRRRTPGLRREEVAVLAGVGVTWYTWLEQGRPINVSAQVLTAVGRALRLDDTEKRHLERLAGVRTEVAAPPALDASLLAAYRPVLDKLDPYPACLQTSAFDVVAYNRSYRFLFTDVDRIPPAERNCALQFFTNADWRSRYVDDGVVATRMVAQLRAVAGTEAGHTAATTIRELRRRSEEFSRLWDRHDVLPQHLETKRLNSPSIGLLQLNFVSANLAETGHRMTVMTPADETTSQRLLRLSEANTDPLTRG; encoded by the coding sequence ATGACAGGTTCACGGACCCCCGAGATCAGGCGCGAGCTCGGCGGCTTCCTGCGCACCAGGCGCGAGCGGCTCACCCCGGACCGGGTGGGCCTTCCCTCCACCGGACGCCGACGCACGCCCGGCCTGCGACGTGAGGAGGTCGCGGTCCTCGCCGGTGTGGGCGTCACCTGGTACACGTGGCTCGAGCAGGGCCGACCGATCAACGTCAGCGCCCAGGTCCTGACCGCCGTCGGCAGGGCCCTTCGCCTGGACGACACCGAGAAGCGCCATCTCGAACGCCTCGCCGGTGTGCGCACCGAGGTGGCCGCGCCGCCGGCTCTCGACGCGTCGCTGCTGGCGGCGTACCGACCGGTGTTGGACAAACTCGATCCCTACCCCGCGTGCCTCCAGACCAGCGCGTTCGACGTGGTGGCCTACAACCGCTCCTACCGGTTCCTGTTCACCGACGTGGACCGGATACCGCCCGCCGAGCGGAACTGTGCGCTGCAGTTCTTCACCAACGCCGACTGGCGCAGCCGCTATGTCGACGACGGCGTCGTCGCCACGCGGATGGTCGCGCAGCTGCGCGCGGTCGCCGGCACCGAGGCGGGCCACACCGCGGCCACGACGATCAGAGAGCTGCGGCGACGGTCGGAGGAGTTCTCCCGGTTGTGGGACCGCCACGACGTCCTGCCCCAGCACCTCGAGACCAAGCGCCTGAACAGCCCGTCGATCGGCTTGCTGCAGCTCAACTTCGTCTCGGCGAACCTGGCGGAGACCGGTCACCGGATGACCGTGATGACACCGGCCGACGAGACCACCTCGCAGCGGCTCCTGCGACTGTCGGAGGCGAATACCGACCCCCTGACGCGCGGGTGA
- a CDS encoding VOC family protein, whose protein sequence is MTVKMDNVGIVVEDLAGAIEFFRELGLELEGRTVVEDEWAGRVTGLADQRVEIAMVRTPDGHGRLELSRFIEPSVVADHRDAPVNALGYLRVMFAVDDLDATLDRLSGRGAELVDEVVQIGEAYRLCYVRGPEGILIGLAQELG, encoded by the coding sequence ATGACCGTGAAGATGGACAACGTCGGCATCGTCGTCGAGGACCTCGCCGGGGCGATCGAGTTCTTCCGCGAGCTCGGACTCGAGCTCGAAGGGCGGACCGTCGTGGAGGACGAGTGGGCCGGACGCGTCACCGGTCTGGCGGACCAGCGCGTCGAGATCGCGATGGTGCGCACGCCGGACGGCCACGGCCGACTGGAGCTCTCACGCTTCATCGAGCCGTCCGTCGTCGCCGACCACCGGGACGCCCCGGTGAACGCGCTGGGCTACCTGCGTGTCATGTTCGCGGTCGACGACCTCGACGCGACCCTAGACCGGCTGAGCGGGCGCGGCGCGGAACTCGTCGACGAGGTGGTCCAGATCGGCGAGGCGTACCGGCTCTGCTACGTGCGCGGGCCCGAGGGCATCCTCATCGGACTCGCCCAGGAGCTCGGCTGA